Part of the Ictalurus furcatus strain D&B chromosome 19, Billie_1.0, whole genome shotgun sequence genome, TTCCCAGTAACCATTATCTCAAAATAATTGACAACGGGATAATAACAAGCGACATTTAAGCTGGCTGCTGCATATTGTTTAATAGCCCTTTGATAAATAGACAAAGAGATATAATGAGCTAAATGTATCATTAGCTTCATGTCAGTCTCATATAAATCTTTCTCgtttcagcttttttttccctgcatgCCTGTTTGTTTAATCATATACACCTGCTCGACGAACATGTATTAATATGTCTGatgaccatatatatatatatatatatatatatacagcctGACTGCGAGAAAATGTGTGCAGTGCATGAGATCTGTATTCAATAAAGATTTAATTATTGATATTTTGTGCATAATGTGgattttattagtgtttattaGCAGTAGGAGAAAGAAGATGGACATGGCAGTATAATAGCAGTAAaccattattattgttgttgttgttgtttcagtaCCTTGGAGAGTACCTCACATCCCCAATCTCCAATTTCTGTCACGggggataaaaaaagaaagactttcCGAGTTCTCCTTTGGTTAAATCTAGACTGTGTGTACTGTCACACGCACGAGATCTGAGGGTCGTTTGATAACCGCTGGCTTTTTAGGCTTCTTAAAGCGCGTGACGCAGCGCTGCGCACATGGAGTCGCGCTCCTGCACCGCATTTACATAAAGACCTCACGATTTCCTCGAGTATATAAATCGCTCTGTACATGACAGGAGACGGGGGAAAAGCCTAGACGAGAGAACTGAAGAGGGGTGAAATGAAGACGGAGAGCGTGGCGCAGAGTGTGCCTTTCAGCGGCAGAAAGCGGAGTCTCATCGAGGACGCGcgcagagacagggagagggagagagacagggagagggagagagacagggagagagacagggagagcacagctgcgtctCCGGGTCCATCGCGCACCGGCGACAACTTGGTTTTCGAAGAGAAAAGCGGTAAAGTGACTCTCCACCTGCTCTTTACGCAGAAGAACGACAAAAATGCTGGCTTCTTCAAGGCTGGGAAAGTTTTCGAGGTGAGTCACTGAGAGCGCGCGCTCTAAAATCATTTAATAtgtcaataaatacaaaaaaaatcaaaaaaattttatacaaaaaataaataaataaataaaatagcatcTTAAAACCCCCATAAGGAGAATAAAACGCTCCTATCTGCACTAAACTGCACCTTTCACTATATCTGGGATGGTACTagtgtggtttctttctttctttctttccttcttcctttctttcctcctttatTCATTTCTGgctttcctcctttctttctttcttcctttctttctttcctcatttatttctctctttccttctttctttcttcctttctttcttctttccttccttctttctttctttccttctttctttcttctttccttcctcctttATTTATTCCTCTATTTCCTCcattgtttttgtatgtttaaaaTGATCTAAGCTGCACAGTGGATCGTAATTCTTTTCTCGAGtaaaatttgaatgaaatgtacacaacttaaaataataataataataataataataataataataataataataataataataataataataaaatactaaaggtacaaacgGTGCACATTCAGGGTTCCATCCCAgcgacaaggaaaggtacatgTTAGTACCCTTTTACATTACAGTGTAGTGCGTTTAACATTTAGAagcataagaagaaaaaaaaaaatctcgaaGGAATCCTTGGTCTAAGTGGAAGATATTTCAAATGTTTGTCTCCAGAAACCTTtttgttgaaaataaataaatacataaaaaatctTGAAACATGAATGATTTCTAAATGAACTGGCTGCATATTTGTCATTTGTTGAATAGATGAGACAtgggcttattattattattattattattattattattattattattattattattatgtttaacaAACCAGTGTATGACACTTCAAGTGTGGTCAGAGGTTCAAGACAAACATGTGTTTGTCACCAAAAATAATGTGCACAAAAACTGTTCTTGCGTGAtttatttatgttcacatttgaGGCACGCGCTCTGGTTTTGAACGTGCaaggaataaataaagatttttttgaaATGCTTGCTAATGAATGCTGCATTAATGATGGTTTATTGATCAATCAGCTACAACCACTTTATTATATTAGATTTATTCCCAAACAGCATTCACGCAGTAATCCGTGGGGTTTATTTTAGCATTCACTCAGCAATCTCAGCGCATGCTTTCTGTCAAATAAATGACCAGGGGTTTAGGATTCGTGCGAATTGTACCGTTGATTGATATTTCGGGCTACTCCGAATTCCTACAGCAGCTCATTAAAGCAGAATCAGatgaaatgataataataataataataataataataataataataataataataataatagtaataataataataatagtaataataatgataataatagtaataataaaaagaagaacaacaacaacaaaaaaataataataacaataataataataataataataactatgattattattattattagtagtagtagtagtagtagtagtagtagtagtagtataacaataataataataacaatagtagtaataataataataataataataataataataataataatgatttatttatttattgtctaatTAAAGACCTTTGAGGCGAAGCTGCTCCACCTGGAGAGTCGTGCTGCTCGGAGGTGTAAGAAAATGTCCCCAGATGAGCTCGAGTTCTTCATGCAGTGTGAAGTTCACAGCTCTGACACCGACGCTTTCATTAACGCGCTCAGAAGAGTCGCAGATGAAGTGCGGCTTCTGCAGGACGACCGGGGTGCGTAAACTTTCACGCTGACATTTACACACTGTAGTCCAGGAAAAAAGATCAACGCCATCAGGAGAAAAAGCGTTAacctgtacttttccttgtagCTACCTTTGTATCTAAATTGGCTACAAAGGACATATGTTCttgtatataaattattttttcagattaaaaaaatggattcaattaaAACATATCTTCGTAGACTGTAATTATATCAGAACTCGGCAGGAATTCGTTTATTTaactattttgatttattttggtttggTCTATTTGACTAAGAAGgttttaagctccgcccactcgaCACAATGGCGTCATGTTGTATATCCTTGAAAagcctgtgtatatatatacgctAGCATGTTCATAACTTTgttgcagatttttatttgatgatttcTGCATTATCTAGTCAGTAGAAAAAACATGTTAGATTCCCAGACATTCGTTTTCCAGCACAGAATTAAAACCTgacagaaaaatgtgtgtgtgtcaggaaagaaagcagagtattaaatggtaagagacacttttcagataaaagACATTAATGAAGGTTTCGCTGCAGAAATAAAACAGTCGAGTGCGACAGtcgaagtctccagaagaaccgtgtctggttctgtaCGATACTCAATAaaccttacagctcatttccttataaaactgcactcatTCTACCTGAGACGACTAatacgtttcttttttttaaagcaaagggtcgtcacaccaaatatcgcctttgtttcatttattactgtttactgctctttacagtatttttttttttttaaatggagaaacatttcatttcattatttgtgaaggcatctttgctctacagcatttccttgcctgtgcctaagacttttcgCAGCACTGTAGGCTATATGTCTCATTATGATAGGCTACTTGTCAATTTTCTCAAACCCACACTAACTGGAGTGAAAAGACATGAAATCACATCGTTTATTAAAAACCATTTTACTCCAAATCTGTATTTTTTCTACATTTCCTATCCCATTTTATACTGACAaaaagaccacacacacacaaaaaaacctaaggagaaaagaaaagactttACGAGAGTGCACGGTATTTTCTACATTAAACGATAGagaaatgatatttttgtaAAAGTCCTTCTCTTGAGGATGTATTTCTAGTCATCTTTAATcagatgaaaatatatttgcatatgaTATTCATTGGCATCatatggttgttttttgttagtttttttttaaaatgaccctATTCTCCTGTAATGTCTCACCTTAAAGGATAATTGGACCTTAAGGACCTGCTGATATACATTTAATCGCCTTTCAAAattttttacactttaaagGCGCTCTACACATACCTTCTCGGGTAAAAGATACAAAGATAGAAAAGACTGAGAGTGAGTCATATAGCAATAACAACATCATGCAGTAAGGAGATCAATTAAACAGCTCTTATTAGACTGAGTATAATGTTAGTATTAATAGGCCTATTATAcaattgagtgcaaaagtttgtactcTGGATGAGAAAAAGTCCAAGACGAAAGTAAAAATGATAGCTAAAATCAACATATACCCCAAATTAAAGTGGgagtgtatgtatttgtatgtgtttgGCAGTATATGACAGTATATGAGTTATATTTACCCAGATGTTTACCCAAGATAATACAGGAACATCTGTACGGAATGTCTTGATCAAATGAAACGTCATCACCGTGTTCTTGTCCGAAGAGTGTACAAACCTCTGCGCTCAACTTGCGTGTGCTAAACTGTGTGCGTACTGTATGACCTGAAAAtaactattatttatttgtgtgtttattttgtgccaaacccccccccccccccccgcccccttctAGTTCCATGGTTCCCACGGAAGATCAGTGATCTGGACAAATGCAATCATGTAATTACAAAGTACGACCCTGACCTGGACCAAGATCACCCCGTACGTAACTttaataataagtataataaataaggaattaaacactccgtgtcatgctgttatagaaaaataatcgaCGATGGAGTGGTGCGAGGAATGACGAGTTATCGTTACCGCTCCTAAGTAGATTCTTTTCTTCTAACAGCGTTCCCAGAAGTCttgtattcctcttacaccacagcaacttgagaaaaaaaaaaatcattttaaatttattttaaaaaatgacgtcgtactttttatccatttagagttgcatttaatgttgtgaaatgtccacaaagcaagttcctgttctcacttacgttataggaGCTAATGCTGTGGTATGAACCGGAAAACAAAGTGCAAAACCAACGACCTTTAGTATTGACCTAATAAATCTTGCAGTATTTCACATTTCTGTTCGATCCAGGGGTTTAGCGATCCGGAATACAGAAAACGGAGAGCGTTTATCTCTGAACTGGCGTTCAACTTCAAACAGTAAGTAGGATCGttagttattatatttagaGGTATTACATTCACAGCAAAATCTCCAGTACTGAAAGAAcatcttttaaataaatccatctGAACTTACTGTAAATAAACCCTAGGAGAGTGAATGCAATGCTGTATGTGTGCACAGAACGTTGCAGCAAAGATGGAAGTAAAATTGTTTCAAATGTAAAGAAAgatatccgtgtgtgtgtgtgtgtgtgtgtgtgtgtgtgtgtgtgtgtgtgtgtgtgtgtgttataaaatttttgtaattgtttgcaGGGGCGACCTGTTACCACATGTCGAATATACTCCGGAAGAGGTTGCCACCTGGTGGGTTTTGCATACCAAACTGAGTATCTTAactgtcttcttctttttgtcctgactataataataataataataataataataataataataataataacatatagtacactgtaaaacatgatagccccattaagttatgtgaacttatttcttctctttaactccaGTTGTCATGACAAGTTTTGGATATTGAACTCAAGTTCTCAAAAATGAAACTTAAAGTCATTCATTGTCTTGACTTGTAAAACATAACTTTTTTAGTTGAAACAAAGGTTATTTTTAAGTTGAGTTCACGCACATTtttaaggcagcaggtgaactttcatttccaaatgtattatttatttaaattatttattcaaatttattatttaaatttcatttccaaatttatgatgattatttattaatcatctgaaatgttttacagtgtagttgtagtagcagtactagtagttgttgtagtagtaatagtattagtagtagttgtcattgttgttgtggtagtagttgttgttgtagttgtagtaatagtagtagtagtagtagtagtagttgttgtagttgtagtagtagtagtaatagttgttgtagttgtagtagcagtagtagtagttgttgtagtaatagtagtagttgttggtGTAGttgaagtaatagtagtagtagtagtagttgttgttgtagtagtagtagtagatgttGTAGttgaagtaatagtagtagtagtagttgtagtagttgtagtagttgttgttggtgtagttgaagtaatagtagtagtagtagtagttgttgttgtagttgtagtagtagtagcagtagttttagtagttgttgttgtagttgtagtagcagtagtagtagttgttgtagtagtagtagttgaagtaatagtagtagtagttgtagtagtagtagtagtagttgttgtagtagtagtagttgaagtaatagtagtagtagttgtagtagtagtagtagtagtagttgaagtaatagtagtagtagttgtagtagtagtagtagttgttgttgtagtagtagtagttgttgttttagtagtagtagttgttgttgtagtagtagtagttgttgttttagtagtagtagttgttgttgtagtagtagtagttgttgttttagtagtagtagtagtagtagttgttgttgtagtagtagtagtagtagcagcagcagtagtagtagtagttgtagtagtagtagtagtagtagttgaagtaatagtagtagtagttgtagtagtagtagtagttgttgttgtagtagtagtagttgttgttttagtagtagtagttgttgttgtagtagtagtagttgttgttttagtagtagtagtagtagttgttgttgttgtagtagtagtagtagtagcagcagcagtagtagtagtagttgtagtagtagtagtagttgttgttgtagtagtagtagttgttgttttagtagtagtagttgttgttgtagtagtagtagttgttgttttagtagtagtagttgttgttgtagtagtagtagttgttgttgtagtagtagtagttgttgttttagtagtagtagttgttgttgtagtagtagtagttgttgttttagtagtagtagttgttgttgtagtagtagtagttgttgttttagtagtagtagttgttgttgtagtagtagtagttgttgttttagtagtagtagtagtagttgttgttgttgtagtagtagtagtagtagcagcagcagtagtagtagtagttgtagtagtagtagtagttgttgttgtagtagtagtagttgttgttttagtagtagtagttgttgttgtagtagtagtagttgttgttttagtagtagtagttgttgttgtagtagtagtagttgttgttttagtagtagtagttgttgttgtagtagtagtagttgttgttgtagtagtagtagttgttgttttagtagtagtagttgttgttgtagtagtagtagttgttgttttagtagtagtagttgttgttgtagtagtagtagttgttgttttagtagtagtagtagtagttgttgttgtagtagtagtagttgttgttttagtagtagtagtagtagttgttgttgttgtagtagtagtagtagtagcagcagcagtagtagtagtagttgtagtagtatttttttttattattattttagcatttcAGTTCACTTgaactatgtttttttttaattacttagaAATACTtttatcttaaaataaataataaccagCCATGTTGATGCTCAGTGTGCACCCGCGCAGGATCCTGATCCTGACATGCTTTATATTTCATCAGGAGAGAAGTGTACAGGACTTTGACCTCCATCTATCCGACTCATGCGTGCAAACAGTTCCTGGATGGCCTGCAGCAGCTGGAGAGAGAATGCGGCTATGGAGAGCACAAAATCCCTCAGCTCAGAGACGTATCCAATTTCTTGAAAGGTAACCTCTTCCTGAACCTTCataccctattttttttttagtagaaactttgttacagatttttatttgatgatttcTGCATAATCGAGTCAGAACGAAAACATGTTAGATTCCCAGACATTCGTTTTCCAGCACAGAATTAAAaccttacagaaaaatgtgtgtgtgtcaggaaagaaagcagagtattaaatggtaagagacacttttcagataaaagACATTAATGAAGGTTTCGCTGCAGAAATAAAACAgtcgagtgcgacagtcaaagtctccagaagaaccgtgtctggttctgtaaGATACTCAATAaaccttacagctcatttccgtATAAAACTGCACTCATTCTACCTGagattactgtttttatttgtatttagatttatttgtcacaccaaatattgacgtTGCTTCATTTACTACCGTTTACTGCTCTACAGTaaaaggcatctttgctctacagcatttctctgcatgtgcctaaaactatATACACCGTACTGTATATAGCGTAGTTCTAGTaccatcagaagtcacataattagtttaAAAGACTTGACCTGTGTGTGACtaaagttcaattcaattcaattcaattttatttgtatagcgctttttacaacagacattgtctcaaagcagctttacagaaatatcaacacggtatacagatattaaaggtgtgaatttatcccaactgagcaagccactgagtggcgacggtggcaaggaaaaactccctaagatgttttaagaggaagaaaccttgagaggaaccatcTTGGTAACAATAGATAGTGTGAACTCGATAGATAAAGACAATAGATAAAATGTCACTCGATCTGAATATAAATACATCTGTGAGTTTGTGAAAGAACAAGAAGCCaaggtgctaaaaaaaaaaaaaaaagtttggttgGAAAAACTCTCCCAGGCAATGAACATCGTGTGCAGttacattaaatccattattacaAATGGAAAGAATAAGGTAGAACCATGTCTAGAGGAGGCCTTCCACCAAATATTAATGGCCAGGTATTCATGAATCACCTCATCAAACAGTATTAAGCAATGAGCACTAAGGAAATGAAAGACATCTACTGACATCTAGTGATGCATTAGGGAATTACATACaatgtatgcacacacacacatatatatatatatactctgtaCACTCTTAACACaatgtaaatgaatacattttggaATATAATTAGGAATTCTGCAAATGATATTTCATATATATCACTGGATACTGTAGATCTGTAGCCGCTGCTGCAATCAGACTGAATCGTAGAAATCCACTCATACCGAATACCGTGTAAACACACTCGGTACTGtgtgtctttactcttctacacctgtataatgatttataatctcatTACCCGGTGTCACCCAGAGGACGACAAGGTTCCCTTTcgagtttcttcctcatgccgTCTCAGGGAGGTTTTCCTCGCTGCTTTGTGACTATGTCTATCATTCTGTAGAAATAAAAATTGATATCCCttccagtaaaaaaaagaaaaaaaaaaaggtagattGTTCACTTTGACCGGAGCGATTGATGGTATTTATGATGTGTTTGCGTTTTCAGAAAAGACAGGCTTCCAGCTGCGCCCAGTCGTGGGTTTGCTGTCGGCGCGGGACTTCCTGGCGAGTCTGGCGTTCAGAGTGTTCCAGTGCACGCAGTACATTCGCCATTCCTCATCACCCATGCACTCTCCAGAGCCGTACGTCCCCACATACGCTCTACACTTGTTATTCAGTCCCACACTCGCAAACGAACACAAGCTGACCgggttttatttaatgaattcAGGGACTGCTGTCA contains:
- the th2 gene encoding tyrosine hydroxylase 2, which translates into the protein MKTESVAQSVPFSGRKRSLIEDARRDRERERDRERERDRERDRESTAASPGPSRTGDNLVFEEKSGKVTLHLLFTQKNDKNAGFFKAGKVFETFEAKLLHLESRAARRCKKMSPDELEFFMQCEVHSSDTDAFINALRRVADEVRLLQDDRVPWFPRKISDLDKCNHVITKYDPDLDQDHPGFSDPEYRKRRAFISELAFNFKQGDLLPHVEYTPEEVATWREVYRTLTSIYPTHACKQFLDGLQQLERECGYGEHKIPQLRDVSNFLKEKTGFQLRPVVGLLSARDFLASLAFRVFQCTQYIRHSSSPMHSPEPDCCHELLGHIPMLTDKEFAQFSQEIGLASLGASDEDIEKLSTLYWFTVEFGLCKQNGEVKAYGAGLLSSYGELLYALSNEPEYKTFVPAETAVQPYQDQTYQPVYFVSQSFDDATNRIRQYSSTIQKPFSIRYDPYTCSTEILDQPAKIQNVLGQMRDELKILHSALERLGQR